One part of the Acidobacteriota bacterium genome encodes these proteins:
- a CDS encoding glycosyltransferase family 4 protein, translated as MRILTLTAGAGGMYCGSCIRDNTLAQALTRLGHEPILVPLYTPPRTDEPSASSGRRIFFGGVSVFLEQQAGFFRGTPWLVDRLWDSRWLLRLVSKLGMPTQPEALGALTVSMLEGRHGHQRKEFDKLLHWLRTEPRPDVVDISYSLLISLAPELRAALDRPICCTLQGEDIFLDHLVEPYHSRALALIRQHAQAVDRFIAVSDYYAGHMAEYLQIPGAKIDVVPLGITADNYPPQDRGEKGDAPFTIGYLGRIAPEKGVHLLADAYHRLRSDGQLEGSRLELAGWVGPEHRGYLDGILASVRERGLGDAVHYRGVLELEDKVAFLGRLDLFAVPATYDDPKGLSLIEAMACGTPVVAARRGTYVELLERTGGGVLIPPDDIDALTETLRCLHEDGDSRRELATRGAAATREHYTAEVMARRALDVYRRLTERPEAATA; from the coding sequence ATGCGGATCCTGACCCTGACCGCGGGCGCAGGCGGCATGTATTGCGGCAGTTGCATCCGCGACAACACGCTGGCGCAAGCGCTCACGCGGCTGGGTCACGAGCCGATTCTGGTTCCGCTCTACACGCCTCCCCGCACCGACGAACCCAGCGCCAGCAGCGGACGTCGCATCTTCTTCGGCGGCGTCAGCGTGTTCCTGGAGCAGCAGGCCGGTTTCTTCCGGGGGACGCCGTGGCTGGTCGATCGTCTCTGGGATTCACGCTGGCTCCTGCGGCTCGTGTCGAAGTTGGGGATGCCGACGCAGCCGGAGGCGCTCGGCGCGCTCACAGTTTCCATGCTGGAGGGTCGCCACGGCCACCAGCGCAAGGAATTCGACAAGCTGCTTCACTGGCTTCGCACCGAACCGCGTCCCGATGTCGTCGACATTTCGTACTCGCTGCTGATTTCGCTGGCGCCGGAGCTGCGCGCCGCCCTCGACCGTCCCATTTGCTGCACGCTGCAGGGAGAGGACATCTTCCTCGACCACCTGGTCGAGCCTTACCACAGCCGCGCCCTGGCGTTGATCCGGCAGCACGCGCAGGCGGTCGATCGTTTCATCGCGGTGAGCGACTACTACGCTGGCCATATGGCGGAATACCTGCAGATTCCGGGAGCGAAGATCGACGTTGTGCCGTTGGGCATCACCGCCGACAACTATCCGCCGCAGGATCGCGGCGAGAAGGGCGATGCGCCGTTCACTATCGGCTATCTGGGACGCATCGCGCCGGAAAAGGGAGTGCACCTGCTCGCCGATGCCTATCACCGCCTGCGCTCCGATGGTCAGCTGGAGGGCAGCCGCCTCGAGCTGGCCGGCTGGGTCGGCCCCGAGCACCGTGGCTATCTCGACGGCATCCTCGCATCGGTCCGTGAGCGGGGCCTGGGCGACGCCGTGCACTACCGCGGCGTTCTGGAGCTCGAGGACAAGGTAGCGTTTCTTGGCCGCCTCGATCTGTTTGCCGTCCCCGCTACCTACGACGACCCGAAGGGACTGTCGCTGATCGAAGCTATGGCCTGCGGCACGCCGGTCGTCGCGGCCCGCCGCGGCACCTATGTCGAGCTGCTCGAGCGCACGGGCGGCGGCGTATTGATTCCCCCGGACGATATCGACGCCCTGACGGAGACACTCCGGTGTCTCCACGAAGATGGCGATTCGCGCCGCGAGCTTGCCACGCGTGGCGCCGCCGCCACTCGTGAGCACTACACCGCCGAGGTGATGGCCCGCCGCGCCCTTGACGTATATCGGCGGCTCACCGAGCGTCCCGAAGCCGCGACGGCATAG